The genomic segment TGTTGAATATGCTCAGAACCTCTTATGCCCACGTTCTCCTAGGTTTACCTCGACGTGAATAAGGTAAAGCTTAAAAGTTACTATACCGAATtttaatacttctattaatgattactttaaataccactctcttttctGGCAAGATTAATCTCACTTAACTCTCTTTTGCTCAACTTaccttataataaaaaaatagaaaaataattattacttaaaaatattttgttttattcttttttaatatGAGATTACTGAAAACTAATTGTTACTCCATATCAAACTTATAATCATACAAAACGAGAGGAAACTTAAAAAGAACTAAATAAACATTCATTAGAGATCAACAAATGGCCATACATCTGATGAGATGATGCtttaaaatttcagaaaaacaaGAGGAACTAATTATGCAAGAACTTCTATTATTACAAAATGACAACTGAAAGACTTGTTTAAACTTAGTctacattaaaatataaatattgtacactatttttaaatttttcttattttctattttaatatcGACTAATTCCATATAAAACTTTTACTGGAGAAgacatattgaaaaaaaaagtcaagacTTATTAGTGATTAGGTGGAGGATGTGGCAATGCCAAATGCGGAGGACGAAACCGTGGAGTCGGAGATGGAAAGGGGCATGGATAAGGTGGCGGAGGCGGAGGAGACTACGGTGGTGAAGGGATAAAAGTAGGAGGATTCGGGCTGGCGGGCCTTGCTTTATTGTGCTTTGGAGAAGGTGGTGAAGGGATAAAAGTAGGAGGATGTGGCAATGCCAAATGTGGAGGACGAAACCGTGGAGTCGGAGATGGAAAGGGGCTTGGATAAGGTGGCGGAGGCGGAGGAGACGACGGTGGTGAATGCGCAATAGGAGGACTTGGTTCTAAGTGCCTTTGAAAATTGGGCTTTGGAGGAGGTTGTGTAGTTGGGAGAGATCTTCTTGATCTTCTTGGTAAAGGAACAACTACTTTGGTTGATGCCAATAATGCATTCACCACTAAAATGGTTAGTATGAAATAAATATTCTTACTACTACCCATTTTGGTAGTGTTAGAAATGGGTACATAAAGCTGGTTTTATACTCCATTCTATTCAATTTGTCGGTTACATTTTGATTAAAAAGCTCTTAGAGTTTTAATTAAAGTGTAACCAACAAACTGGTCTTGATTCTCACACCTTCTTTAATCGTAATCACACatttaaattatctttttaacattatttacgccatttaatttctctctcttaattAATTACTATATATAGTACAACTATTCTTGGACGAGACGACCTCTTAATGGGACCGCACCGGCTCAATTTGCGCGTGTAACAACCTggacatttttttcattttctgggcatttttcaattttgatctaaaagttatcaattttgaccttaaagttatcgatttttcaaaattgataaatgcccagaaaattgaAATGTTATTACGCGCGCGTGAAACGGGTCGGCCCACACATCGTCTTAACTTGCGACggtctcgtccaagtttttgtgtatATAGTataccaaaaagaaaaaaaagagtttcttgtatttttcttaaaaactaTTTCGATTCCAAATGATGCTAATTCAAGAGGACGGAATAGTATGGTGTAAAATAGGAAGAGGGGCATACTAAATTACTATTCAAAATTGAAAGTGGTGTTCATTTGAATCATCTTGTTAATTTAAAATCAGGTGTTTTAGGTcggttcaaaatcaaattttttgtccacattaatttttatataactaaattcattttaaagtaaaatcaaaatcaaattcgatTATATTGTCAAGTTATTTTGAGTGATGAAGCCTGGTTAGAACATCAACATCAAGTgataaagaaattgaaaatatcATGATAATCTCAGTGAGAATTCctcaaataatacaaaaaagtAGAGTAGAGTAGTCCATACATACAAATGGTAATGGTTATCCTTACAAATTGACGAACTTAGAAAAATAGTGTACAAGTATTACAAGTGGGGGGCTCAATGCTCATACACTcaattagggatggtcatgggtccaagaTACTGTTGGACCCACTTCGAAtccgccccttttttaagggtctggcccttaatttttgagatccatcggatccgggtcggatctggatctaaaaaatatttgacgggtccggatccgggtactaaggtgaagacccggaccctaaacttgtaaattttatattatgaatttctgatttctaaattctaatattaattttttttattattaatatataatgcctTGAATATTGATTGCCTAATTTGCCTTCTCATTAATCTCCAGTAACTAGTAGTAAGGCACTACACTATCGCAGTACCAGTGTCCAGTAACTAATTTGCCTAATTTGCCTTGAATATAAACTACGtatctcatttagtcttttatatttgatttttaatcatgtatttagacaagtgtttttacgttttagtaattattttgtatttaaattttatggactcgaacaagtgtttgtaatacgataataagttgcttacaaaaatacaaaaagactcataaaaggttcaattttgacaaatcaaagaggctttgtataagacccattaaagaccctagacccgtcagatccgtagggtctgggtctgaaattttgggacccttagggtccggatccgggtctggatccataaaaaataaaagggtccgggtccgggtccgggtccagatctggccagacccgccccatgaccatccctacacTCAATATAAGACATGGCCACAACTGTCGGTTTGGACAGATTTGTCCGTTTTCTCTTTATTAATACCCAATTTTTATTTATCGcaatctttttcattttatcgccacccttctaatgaaattacgaatttacccctgttagcctcttaggttttgatgatgacttcacttctaaataaacaaacatgttttagagattgttttgtaggtgaatattcGATtatgttaatcgttgatgaagcctatgacttggttcgtggaagttgtacttatcttaaatatccaagaagttggacaattgctttagaagtcagcttACTATTCCTAGAGTTAAtgttctgacgaaagttgtagatggagacagtgcactgttccccacgatacaggtctggagaaaacattgactggaagttacgaaaattacgttttctgttttctttagttaatgtaaaaggttaaaagtttaattagttgcttaattaaattaatttattaattggcaaaaagttttttaaacgcataaaaatatggagaagacttattcctcattttgaattagtctcctataaattcggacacctaagagatttattctctactttgaacaagtctcatataatttaggatcttcctagtgactcatgtactattaaccgtacaagagaaccgcagctattttccacctctactttcaataacttcccaatttctttgggagcaagtaagtaaatggaagtcatggggtgagtgcactaaatggaaatcgtgggttgagtgcattgatggctgttccctttataaacgagggaagcTACGCTCAAGCGAAGCATGCattaagagtgtccattaaagggagatcaattaagaaaaatattcaaagttattttaatgccaattaattcattatatttttcttgagcaactacttttTCCTTTACATGCTCTTCGTATGTTGTCCATCTGACTCTACTCTTTTTCTTAAATTTAgtgcattattattataaaaaaaaaagcatttaattagaatatttggagtattagttttaaaatgctttaaaaattatcaaaccAGGAAAGCAATTTCAAATCAGTAGCGTATAAGGGTGTAACtaaatataatcaaatcaaacaagTGAGTATTGACCAccaaatttttatatgtttatatgATGTCTTTTAAGAATTTAACAATTTGGAATAATATTCCCTCTAAATAAGCCCGAGCCTTACGTagataatcaaatcaagagtaTATACAATAATATGGTTTCAGCATGATACACCAGTCCAACTGATCGGAGGGTGGCGCGTGAGGCGTTTGGCGCGTGAGGCGTTTCAGGCCTTGAGGGTCATCCGAAGATTTGGTTCGAATACCGAACCAGGGACATCCCATTTAACCCCAAGGATGCTTTACAAATTAGATTAACATATAATCTGCATATAAGTCAGAAGATAAATAACTAGTGCAGCATGTATTATTTTCTTCCAGTAAATAACCTGGAAAGTGAACCAAACATATAATGATCTTTATCCAAAAAACTGCACATAATAAAACTCTAACTATATACAACTATACATTACTATAACATTCGGTAAACCACGGCCCACTGCTCGTGCGTTTTAACTTCCATGTCTCATTCATTTTGCGACATTTTGTTAACCCATATCGAAGCTCTTAagtaaaatgttgaaaaatgcGTGGAATTGAGGACTATCCAAGTAAAAGCAAGATGATATGTGGGCGCTTTGGAAAGTCAGAGCGGCCTTATTCCTTTCAGCGCTGATGAGAAaatctaaaagaaaaaaaacagatCATTCGATTTATGCTCTAATTGCAGTAATTATGCTTAAGGATGTATATACTTGACACACGAACACGAGTAATAGAAATTAAAAACTCGTTTGGACAGTGGTATTAAacagtggtaatgagaatgaatactagcgtaattttggttgaaaaatctcttggctacctaaATGGCCATGCTTGTGCAACTTCCATCATCTCatctttttcataaaattcattccaatgcattaccattaaaAGAGAttgtattaggtggtaatgaaaatttgaaaataaaaaaacttttttgtgatcaaagtttcattaccataggaatgacatggaacttttgataaagttttacactataaatcattttcattaccaatatttagtaccactaaccaaacagaCCGTATGTACAAAATTCTCAAGAAACCACTAACCAGAGAAGAGCCAGAGGGCTGCCCATCTACTGATCTGTCCAGAGAGCCAAAAACTAGCTGCTGCTGCTTCTTCACATAAACTAATTTTTTCTTCCCAGCAATCTTGTCATTAGACTTAGAGTCAAGTCCAGTATTTCCTCTATACTCCCTCAACGAGACGCCTTTTAACTTAattgttaaataaaataaaaataaaaataaaataaaataaaataaacataaaagtaAAAAGTAAAAGGAGGTAGTAAGATAAAAATGAGTAAAAGAGCTATATATAAAGGTAAGAAATTATACTAACGACGGGTAAGATGGACATAttcagtaatctaagacgtaAATAAGGCGCCACTAACTAATCCTATCCCTAGTTAGATCCATAGAGAGGTGTAGTTCGTTCAAGTaacttttaatttgttcttcCCACGTTCAGAGGCggagtaaaaattgaaaaattttatgAAGGCCCTatccaattttaaaaattatgatatttttctaacaattttgtatctttGAACACATAACAAATAttctatataatttaatatttagatCTCAAATTTTTCGGGGCCTTGTGCGGTCGAACATGTTGAATATGCTCAGAATCTCCTATGcccacgttctcctaggtctaCCTCGACGTGAATAAGGTAAAGCTTAAAAGTTAAATGTATAAATTAGTTCTTAATATCGAGTTAATTTGATTGTAACTGACTTATACCACTATACCGAATtttaatacttctattaatgattactttaaataccactctcttttctGGCAAGATTAATCTCACTTAACTCTCTTTTGCTCAACTTaccttataataaaaaaatagaaaaataattattacttaaaaatattttgttttattcttttttgaaatgAGATGACTGAAAACTAATTGTTACTCCATATCAAACTTATAATCATACAAAACGAGAGGAAACTTAAAAAGAACTAAATAAACATTCATTAGAGATCAACATATGGCCATACATCTGATGAGATGATGCtttaaaatttcagaaaaacaaGAGAAACTAATTATGCAAGAacttttattattacaaaatgaCAACTGAAAGACTTGTTTAGTCTACATTAAAATATTGTCCTTTGGAGAAGGTGGTGTAGTGAGGAGTGGTCTTCTTGATCTTCTGTGTAAAGAAACAACTTCTGTGGTTGATGCCAAAAATGCATTCACCACTAAAATGGTTAGTATGAAATAAATAATCTTACTACTACCCATTTTGGTAGTGTTAGAAATGGGTACACAAAGCTGCTTTTATACTCCTTTCTATTAAATTTGTTGGTtacattttgattaaaaaagcTATTACAGTTTTAATTAAAGTGTAATCAATAAACTGGTCTTGACTTTTACACCTTCTTTAATCGtattcacatatttaaattatcttttaaaCATTATTTACGCCATTCAATTTCTCTCTCTACCATATATAGTACAACTGGTTTTGGACGAGACGACCTCATAATGGGACCGCACCGGCTCAATTTGCGCGTGTAACAACctaggtatttttttcattttctggacatttttcaattttgatctaaaagttatcaattttgaccttaaagatatcaatttttcaaatttgataAATGCctagaaaattgaaattttattacGCGCACACATCGTCTTAACTTGCGACggtctcgtccaagtttttgtgtatatagtataccaaaaaaaaaagagtttcccgtatttttcttaaaaacaatTTCGATTCTAAATGATGCTAATTCAAGAGGACGGATTAGTATGGTGTAAAATAGGAAGAGGGGCATACTAAATTACTATTCAAAATTGAAAGTGGTGTTCATTTGAATCATCGTGTTAATTTAAAATCAGGTGTTTTATATCGGTTTAAAATCGAGTCTTGCGtccacataaatttttatataactaTAAAGTCATTTTAAAgtagaatcaaaatcaaattcgatTATATTGTAAGTAATTTGAGTGATCAAGTGTGGTTAGAACATCAACATCAAGTgataaagaaattgaaaatatcATGATAATCTTAATTAAAAACACAGTCAGAAATCctcaaataatacaaaaaacaaGAGTAGAGAAGTCCATAGTCCATAGTCCATAGTCCATACAGATGGTGATGGTATCCTTACAAAATGACAACTTAGAAAAATAGTGTACAAGTATTACAACTGGGGCCTCAATGCTCATACACTCAATATAAGACATGGCCACAGCTGTCGGTTTGGACACATTTGTCCGTTTTCTCTTTATTAGTACCCAATTTTTATTTATCgctatcttttttattttatcgcaattttcctaataaaattacgaatttgcctttagtctttaaaaaatacaaaattgccactggacttaaaacttctataaaacacttcaaattcatACAATAACACTCTTATCACTTCCAAAAACTCAAAATCtttacataaaattaatcggagCTAAAGCTTTGGGATCGAAGTCGTTAACAAAAACTCGAGGTAAtttctaaacaaattcattcgaaatttcaaaaaaaaaaatcataccaGTCGCGCAAATAGTGGGACTGTACCTAGGTAGAGTTGCACTGTGAGACTCTACCTAGGTTGCGACTGGtatgaacaaattttttttttatttcgaatgaatttgtgttgtttaattaatttattttttttagttatttttatttaataaatgttgtaatacattatattatgataatgttgttaTAAGAagtagttttgaatttaaattcgaaattaaaaaaaaaaaaatcataccaGTCACActaaaagtgcgactgtacctaggttgagtcgcactttttgtgcgactccacctaggtacagtcgcactttttgtgcgactgaaccgcggTTGGCTCGCAGATTATGTGCGActgggttttttttaaaattattattaattttatttatattattattgttattattattattattattattattattattattatttgtattattattattattattgttattattattattattattattattattattattattattatttattattattattattattattattattattattattattattattattattattattattgttattattattattattattgttattattattattattattgttattattattattatttttattattattattattattattattattattattattattattattattattattattattattattattattattgttgtgattgttatcattattattattattaatttttttttgttcttttgaattattatttttaattttatttatattactattattattattattttttttattattattattattgttgttgttgttgttgttgttgttgttgttgttgttattactCCAAtggtaaattcgtaattttttaatttcaggGGCGAATTCGTAATTCTATTAAAAAatgggtgacgataaaataaaaaggatgacgATGTTTAATAATACCAAAACTAAATTATTGTGGTTTTGACAATATATACTACTTTGATGTTTGACAAGTAACGTATTGTGCATGTTAGGTTATTGAGACCACATGGGTAGGACCTTCTTATTTTGATTTCCTCttctttattataatttattaatatcaattaaattttaaactttgatttttttttttatgattttatgaatgagattaaaagaaaaggtaaatttcctattcaaaaatttatatgtttttcatattttttttgctatattttaaatttgaaacacGTTGCTAGATAATATAATACAATGAAAATTACACCGCTATTATAATGTCATATAGAAGACTTCTTTGTGTATGGTAATAAATGacttattatttttgatgaacaCCAACTGTAGAACACCGTGAAGATTAAGATTGCGACACTTAAAGTCACTCCGAAACTTGATGATAGATCGAATGCAATATGCaaacttttcttttgtgatattttcccTGCAAAGGCGTACTTGGATTTGATGTCGGAATTTCATAAAAAGATACAATCaatttcaataatcaattaGTATTACAAAATGATTACTCTGAATGAATATGTGTTTGAAGAAGATAAAAATCTGGTGAAGAGTTAATAAAGTCCTTTACAAAATCTAGCATAAGAGAAAGACAATAAAAGTTtcttaattttagaaaaatgaaTTATGCTTTGAtcctcattttaaaattttcatgcaACTCCTATTTACAGAATAATATTGCATATACATCCTATTACTCTCTTAAtataaaagataattaatcaGTTGTATCATGAAGAAACCTCCTGAGACATCATAAAGCTCCATGAAACAGAGCTTTGTTTCAACGAATATTAATCGTCAGGAAACGAAAACTCATCGCAACTCAGGCCACTTATTGTTGCACTTTGCGATTCTGGTCCACCTCGCGATCAACTTCTACctcatttattttagttttgtgttttttgcattttaaaaCACTTTTGACTATATAGATATAACTCTGTTTAAGTCTTATTATAATTATAGTACAAAAAAAATATCCTCTTAGCTCTAAATGCAACACTTTCTTTTTTATTCAATAGAAGGTGcataaaatttatcataatatCGACACGTCCAATAATAATTGTCAAAAATATTGATtaaattatcataatatatatatatatatatatatatatatatatatatatatatatatatatatatatatatatatatatatatatatatatatatatatatatatatttcaattttaaaaaagagTATGTTAAGCTTCTAGAcaaaaaatagttgaaaatGACTAGTTAGATGTTTAAAgagcaaaaaaacaaaaaaaagtttctTAAACTACTTGCCAATTGAATTAGGAAGCAatagataaaattattataattctaAGGAGTAAGGTTTGATAAGCTAACTAAAATATGATTGAAATGGTTGTCAAATGTACACTCAATGTGAATTGAAATGGTTGTCAAATGAAGTACTAATGtttgaaaaaaagaaatacTTAAATATATCGGACGATGGCCAGGTTCGTAATACCAATATATAGGGCCACCCGGTTTCGGAAGCGATAACTGTGGAGGCTTTGGTGGTTTTGCTTTTGCCATCAAGATGATAGCTTTCCTTGGAGGAACCACTAAACATCCATTTAACACCAACACTAATATTGAAAATGACCACAAATTTAACTTCATCTTTGTTATTGTAATGTGAAATTACTCTTGTTATTATGCTCAGTATACATAGAATTATAgataataaataagattataaatACGCAAATTGTGCTCCATAAATAGATGGATTGAATTCATTCAGTCAGCAGCttttactttgaattagtcATGCAATCAGAAATGCTCTATTGTAAATTTTGTTTCATACCTAAGATAAAACCAAATGTTTAAGTTATTTTCAAAGAACCatctcaatcaaaagcttaagttgatggttgaagccccaggttatattatatactctaacatgccccTTCACACGAGAGTCTTTTGAGTTAGAAGTGTGGACACATTACAAACTATCCATCTCATATCTGGCGCTAAATACATCTAAGCTCAAATCGCATCCTAAGGTGGGGTTTAAGGGGTCGGATGTACACAACCTTGATAACACTAATGTTGTGCCAAGTCCTAAATCTCTTAGTGTAGGAGATGACTTTGATCATCTCATTGCCTACTCTATGGCTTGCACATTAGAGAATCATGTTCAGCAGCGTGCAATGGGGCATGACGGATTGAGGTTTGGATCACTCCATAAAATGATCAAGGAGAGGAAATGAAGTACCTTGAACAAGGCAAGAGATGCCTTGAATAAGACAAGAAGATGCTCAAGGAAGGTATAAGTTCATGTCGTGAACAAGGCTGAGTGATGGAAGCTAGGTGCCTTGAACAAGGCACAACACACGGAGCATCGAGAAAAGGGCTACCAGCAGGCGCTCGTTCGAGCATTAACTGCTTGTTCGAGCAGCCTGGTGCTAGGGCAAATGTGGGTTTCTGTTCCGTGGGCTTTACTTGAGGAGGATCGAAGGTATTTAAGAAGATACCACATTAAATCTCCTTATGTGTGCTTCATTGCCTCCATAGTTGTTGCTATGTTTTTCTTatgtttttcctttttgttcTTCACTTGTTAAAGTTCTAAACACTTTCATTTCAAAACAAAGAGGTTAGTGTTTGCGATTTACCCTTAATCGTTtagtttgataaattttttcatATTCTCCTTAACTTGGTAAATCAAGTATAACTTGCAACAAATAAATTCATTAACAATcttttacactatgtttggatggaaggaaattgaggggaaagaaggagaagaattTGAAAGGATGAAAGATCCTTATTAATTTggataagaaaataaaaggagAGGGATTTAAATGGTAGGATCTAAAGGGATAGAATGTATGATATTTGTTAATGTTTCAATCTTTCTAAAGTTGGaaagatttaaaagaaaaactcatcttcctttctttctctttcctcCCTTCCCACCTAAACATATAAGAGTTGCTCCTCTTTCATTTCTCTTCGCTTCATTTCCCTCTTCTCCTTTTCCCttcgtttttttttcttcaaaattgttatccaaacatagtgtttaTGAATCAATTCAAAATCTCAAGCTAATCACTAAGCAAGCCAAAATCATAGAGATGGAAAATCAAACACATAAACTTCAGTTACTATATATAGCTCTACAAGATGCATCTGTGCATTAAAGAAGTTAAATAATAAGATTACACAAAGAAATTAAGAGATGATTATAGATCATAAGTGTCGTTAAAAACGCTTAAGTTGATAGGTGTCACCTCATGATATGCTAGTATACTCTATCACGTCTCCTCATACATGTCCTCCACTTACCTAACGCTTAATATTATTCCACTTGAATTAAAAAGTGTACAAGATTCGAGCCTATGACATGTACATCTAATATCATGTCAAGAAATTAACTTAACCAATTGAATTATGGAAACGAGTGGTTGAGATGGAAAGATCGAGTATAAATTTGTGAATGAGATTATCTTACATTACATTAACACTAGTTAATTGTGAAGTAACAAGCAAACTACTCACTAATGATATATTAGTGGAACAGCCGGTCTCTTgggagaccgtctctttgagagacgtctcacaggcccaacccattaaaacttaattaaactaaaaagtgataataaactaattatattagagatggtctctcaaagagaccacCTCTCA from the Amaranthus tricolor cultivar Red isolate AtriRed21 chromosome 12, ASM2621246v1, whole genome shotgun sequence genome contains:
- the LOC130828467 gene encoding extensin-like, with the protein product MGSSKNIYFILTILVVNALLASTKVVVPLPRRSRRSLPTTQPPPKPNFQRHLEPSPPIAHSPPSSPPPPPPYPSPFPSPTPRFRPPHLALPHPPTFIPSPPSPKHNKARPASPNPPTFIPSPP